One window from the genome of Salvia splendens isolate huo1 chromosome 9, SspV2, whole genome shotgun sequence encodes:
- the LOC121748963 gene encoding AT-hook motif nuclear-localized protein 7-like, with protein MEVEDRESTDSGSFSGNHDSDSPPLSAAEYVAHGGAGGGGGGMLPEVVSMDLGVGVEKAPASAVEAVGGVVVVDGGVAAVLGGGGGGIGARGGGGNGDLGKKKRGRPRKYDADGNLNPAYIRSPTAMNAAAGFTLSTPRSFDNSGPKRGRGKHSAAAGNWQILASLGELFANTAGGDFTPHVVTVHTGEDVAGKILTFAQKGHRGICVLSANGSVSNVTLRQPGTSGGLLTYEGRFEILTLTGSYTVSDNGGIKSRSGGLSVSLASPDGRVIGGGVAGLLMAANPIQIVVGSFVPNGFKMQKRKPQSEPRMAPAAHCPPATVTAATPISQAPPETNIYPNPASQYPGEADNSLSNKDQPNSASTDNTADWNGADHHRAYPDINISVSVDEH; from the exons atggagGTTGAAGACAGAGAGAGCACGGATTCCGGCTCCTTCAGCGGCAATCACGACTCCGATTCGCCGCCGCTGAGTGCAGCGGAGTATGTCGCTCACGGCGGCgccggtggtggcggcggtgggATGTTGCCGGAGGTGGTGAgcatggatttaggtgtgggtGTGGAGAAGGCGCCAGCTTCGGCGGTGGAGGCTGTGGGCGGCGTAGTGGTGGTTGATGGCGGCGTCGCGGCGGTTTTGGGCGGCGGAGGGGGAGGAATTGGGGCGCGTGGGGGTGGCGGGAATGGGGatttggggaagaagaagagagggagGCCGAGGAAGTATGACGCCGATGGGAACTTGAATCCGGCGTATATCAGGTCGCCGACGGCGATGAACGCCGCCGCGGGTTTCACTCTCTCGACGCCGCGGTCGTTTGACAACTCCGGCCCCAAAAGAGGCCGCGGGAAAcactccgccgccgccggaAACTGGCAAATTCTTGCCTCTTTag GTGAATTGTTTGCAAACACAGCAGGAGGGGATTTCACGCCGCATGTTGTGACTGTACACACAGGAGAG GATGTTGCTGGGAAGATACTCACCTTTGCTCAGAAGGGTCATCGAGGGATCTGTGTTCTCTCTGCCAATGGATCTGTCTCCAACGTCACGCTTCGCCAGCCCGGCACATCCGGTGGTCTACTCACATACGAG GGGCGTTTCGAGATTTTAACCCTAACGGGATCATACACCGTTTCTGACAACGGTGGCATAAAAAGCCGATCCGGTGGATTAAGCGTTTCACTAGCTAGCCCCGATGGCCGTGTGATAGGTGGTGGCGTCGCAGGTCTGCTCATGGCAGCCAATCCAATCCAG ATTGTGGTCGGGAGCTTCGTGCCAAATGGCTTCAAGATGCAGAAAAGGAAGCCGCAGAGCGAGCCAAGGATGGCCCCAGCCGCCCACTGCCCTCCCGCCACTGTGACTGCAGCGACACCAATATCACAGGCGCCACCAGAGACGAACATCTACCCCAACCCGGCATCTCAGTACCCGGGAGAGGCCGACAACAGCTTAAGCAATAAAGACCAGCCAAACTCCGCGTCTACTGACAACACTGCTGATTGGAACGGCGCTGATCACCACAGAGCCTACCCCGACATTAACATTTCAGTGTCCGTGGACGAGCACTGA
- the LOC121746855 gene encoding peroxiredoxin-2E-1, chloroplastic-like — protein sequence MAAATASTASFSSAHLFHSSSLNLKQPLSLSFPNHRRRFPSHPLRFSAAPKISAIISVGDKLPDATLSYLDASDELQTVSIADLTANKKAILVAVPGAFTPTCSQKHLPGFVEKAAEFRAKGVDTVACVSVNDTFVMKAWKADLKIGEEVLLLSDGNGDFTRAIGCELDLSDKPIGLGVRSRRYAMFVEDGVVKVLNLEDGGAFNVSSAEDLLKAV from the coding sequence ATGGCGGCAGCCACCGCTTCCACAGCCTCATTCTCCTCCGCTCACCTCTTCCACTCCTCCTCCCTTAACCTCAAACagcctctctccctctccttccCAAACCACCGCCGCCGATTTCCATCTCACCCCCTTCGCTTCTCCGCCGCCCCCAAAATCTCCGCCATCATCTCCGTCGGCGACAAGCTCCCCGACGCCACGCTATCCTACCTCGACGCCTCCGACGAGCTCCAGACCGTCTCAATCGCCGACCTCACCGCGAATAAGAAGGCAATTTTGGTGGCCGTGCCGGGGGCCTTCACCCCGACCTGCTCGCAGAAGCACCTCCCCGGATTCGTCGAGAAGGCGGCGGAGTTCAGAGCGAAGGGCGTCGACACCGTCGCCTGCGTCTCCGTCAACGACACCTTCGTGATGAAGGCGTGGAAGGCGGATCTGAAGATTGGGGAGGAGGTGTTGCTGCTCAGCGACGGCAACGGCGATTTCACGAGGGCGATTGGGTGTGAGCTCGATTTGAGCGACAAGCCGATTGGGCTCGGCGTGAGGTCGCGCCGCTACGCTATGTTTGTGGAGGATGGCGTTGTGAAGGTCCTCAATTTGGAGGATGGCGGCGCGTTTAATGTTAGCAGCGCTGAGGATTTGCTCAAGGCGGTTTGA